Sequence from the Corallococcus sp. EGB genome:
CACCCAGTGGTAGCGCTGCACGTGCTCGGCGGCGGACGCGAGCGGACGCGGATCCTCCGGCGGGAGCAGCTCCAACAGCGGGAGGCTGAGGACATCCGCGCCCTCGTCCTCCAGGAGGAAGCACAGCTCCTCGGCCCGCTCACGGGGGCGCGTCACCAAGATTCGGATGCCATCCAGTCGCCGGTCCACGGGCCGGCACTCTAGGCGCGGGACGCGCCTTCGCGGCGGCCGAAATCGCGCAGGATGTCCCCTGCCCCGCGCGACAGGAGCTCGTCCGCGAGCGCCTCGCCCAGCCGCTCCGCCTCCGGTACGGGGCCTCGCACCTCGCCCCGCACCACCCGCGAACCATCCGGCCGGCCCACCAGGCCGCGCAGGTACACCTGGCCGCCCGCCACCGTGGCGTGGCCGGCGAGCGGCACGGTGCAGCCGCCCTCCAGCTTCGCCAGGAAGGCACGCTCGGCCCGCACCGCGTTGCGCGTGGCGAGGTCCTCCAGCGGGGCGAGCAGCGCGCGCACGTCCGCGTCCGCCTCGCGGCACTGGATGGCCAGCACGCCCTGCCCCACCGCCGGCAGGCTGTCCTCCACCGGCACCACCTGGGTGATGTGGTGGTCCAGGCCCAGGCGCTTGAGCCCCGCCGCCGCGAGCATGGCGCCCGCGAGCTTCAGCTCGCGCGTCCTCTGCAGCCGCGTCTGCACGTTGCCGCGCACGGAGACGATCTCCAGGTCCGGGCGGCGCGCGCGCAGGATGCAGCTGCGCCGGAGCGAGGACGTGCCCACCTTCGCGCCCGGGGGCAGCATCGCCAGCGTGTGCCCCTCCGGGCTGCAGAACGCGTCGCGCGGATCCTCGCGCGCGGGCACCGCCGCCAGGATGAGCCCCTCCGGGAACACCGACGTCATGTCCTTCAGGCTGTGCACCGCCACGTCCGCGCGGCCGTCGAGCAGCGCCTGCTCGATCTCCTTCACGAACAGGCCCTTGCCCCCCACCGCGGACAGCGGCGCGGAGAGGAAGCGGTCGCCCTCGGTGGTCATCTTCACCAGGGTGACCTCCAGGCCGGGGTTGTGCCGGGTGAGGAGCGAGCCCACGTGATTCGCCTGCCACAGCGCCAGCGGGCTCTCCCGCGTCGCGATACGCACCGTCTTCATCGCCGGCTCCCGGTGGCCACCACGGTGTTGCGTCCCTCCGCCGCGGGGGCGGCGGTCTCCTCCGGCGCGATGGCGGCGGCCTCCGCCTCCGACAGGCCGAACAGCTCCGCGGCGGCGCCCGCCAGCCGGTTGCCTTCACCCTGGGGCCCCACGGCGCGCAGGCGCGCGGTGGGCTCATGCAGCAGCTTGTTCACGATGGCGCGTCCCATGGCCTCGATGCTCTTCTTCTGCTTGTCGGTGAGCCCGTCGCCCAGGCCCAGCAGCGTGCGCTCCACCTCCGCGCGGGCGATGGCCTCCGCGCGCTGACGCAGCCGCGCCAGCACCGGCATGCCGTCGCGCAGCGCGCGCTCCCGGGCGAAGCGCGCCACCTCCTGCGCCACCAGCCCGCCCGCCTTGTGCGCCTCCTCCGCGCGCGCGGCGGCGTTGTCCGCGACGAACTTCTGGATGTCGTCCACGTCGTACGCGTGCACCCAGTCCAGCGTGCCCACCGCCGGGTCGATGTCTCGCGGCACCGCCAGGTCCACCATGAACAGCGGCCGCCCCTTGCGGGCCTTGCCCAGCGCGCCCACGTTGTCGCGCGTGAAGAGCGGGACCGGCGACGCGGTGCTCGTCACCACCACGTCCGCGGCGGCCAGCCACGTGAACAGCTCCTCGAAGGGCTTCGCGACGCCGCCCACCTCCGCCACCAGCGCCTCCGCGCGCGCGAGCGTGCGGTTGGTGACGAGCAGCTTGCCCGCCCCCGCGTTCTTCAGGTGCCGCGCCGCCAGCTCGCCCATCTCGCCCGCGCCCACCACCAGCACGGTCTTGTCCTTGAGCCCGTCGAACACCTTGCTGGCCAGTTGCACGGCCGCGGACGCCATGGACGTCGCCGCGCGCCCCACCGCCGTCTCCGTGCGCACGCGCTTGGCGCAGCCGAACGCCGCCGCGCACGCGCGCGTCAGCTCCCCGCGCACCGCGCCCGCGCCCTGGCCCCGCTCGAAGGCGTCCTTCACCTGGCCCAGGATCTGCGCCTCGCCCAGCACCATGGAGTCCAGGCTGGACGCCACGCGGAACAGGTGCACGAGCGCCGCCTCGCCCTGGTGCTCATACAGGTGCTCCAGCGCCTCCGCGCCGCCCAGGGAGTGCAGCGTCTCCCGCACGCGCTCGCGCGCCTGCTCCATGTTGGGAGCCGCCAGGTACACCTCCACGCGGTTGCACGTGGACACCCAGAGCGCCTCCACGGGCGCCTGCGCCAGCCGCTGCAGCACTTCCGTCTGCCGGGCTTCGGGCAATGCCAGCCGCTCGCGGACGCCCAGGGGAGCGGTGCGGTGCGACACGCCAATGCAGATGAATTCCATGACTACGGCATCCCCGGGCCAGCGGCGGAAAGGTCGTAGGACGACAGGAAGGAGACCAGCACCAGGCAGAAGCCGGCCATGGTGAGCAGCGCCACCCGCCGGCCTCTCCAGCCCGCGAAGATGCGCGCGTTGACGAGCGCGGCGAACATGCCCCACGCGACGAAGGTCGCCACGTGCTTGGCTTCCAGGGCCCAGGAGAGCCCCCGCAGCGTGGTGGTGAAGAGCGCGCCCGTCGCCAGCGTGAGCGACAGCGCGATGAAGCCCCACAGGACGAGCCGGCGGTTGAGCGTGTCCAGGAACTCCAGCGACGGCAGCCGCGAGAAGAGCAGCCCGAAGTGCTTGGACTTCACCTCGCGCTCCATCAGCAGGTACATGACGCCCACCCCGGCCGCCACGCCCAAGGCCGTCATCCCCAGGAGCGCGATGATGACGTGCACCGGCAACAGCGGCTGGCGGACCGCGTCCGGCAGCGGCGTGGACCCGCCGTGCAACAACATGCCGATGAGCAGCACCGCCACCGCCAGCGGCGTGAGGAACGCGCCGATGACGGGCTTGCGGTAGCGCACGTCCAGCGCCAGGAACAGCGCCAGCAGCAGGAAGGCGAAGGTGGACATGCCCTGCGCGGGGCCCACCAGCCGGCCCCCCTGCGCCCCCAGCATCTCGACGAGGGCGACGCAATGCATCAACAGCCCGGTCCCCACCAGCACCCGGCCGACGACGGCGAGCACCTGGGATTGGCGGACCAGGAAGGCGAGGTAGACGAGCGCGGCCAGGCCGTAGGCGTGGCAGGCGAGCGAGACGAGCGTATGGCTCATGGCGGCAGGCTCATAACCCCGGCCGAGGAGGCATTCAGTCCAGCCTCAGCCCGTTTTACATTTTATTGAGAATGAAGGCCGCCAGCAGGTCGGTCTCCGAATTGGGCTTGCGCTCGGGGGTGGGCGCACCCACTTCCGCCACATAACCCGGAACCACTTCATAGGCGGAGTCCCCCACCAGGATGGAATCGGCCATCTGCTCGGCGCCCAGGCGGCCCAGCTGCTCCTCGGTCTTCACGCGGGACACGAGCCGGTGGGTGTCCTCCCCGGACACCAGCTGCACCACATGGACGGCGGGCGTGAGGGGCCAGGCGCTCCCTCCCTCGGCGGCGACCACCAGGCGGCCTTCGCGCAGGTCTGCTTTGTCCGCCAGCGCCCACTCCTCGAGTTGGGCCTGGGACAGAAAGAGCTTCGTCACGGCCCCAGCCTATACCACCCTCCTGCCGGGCGGGCCGGAAATGGGGTGCAACCGCCGGCCAGATGCGGCATCCGTTCCACGCAAAAGCGGCCCGGCATTCCCGCCCTCCAGGGCACCCGCCGGGCCCGGGGTTCAGGTAGCACCCTATCCAAGCCGTAGACACGAGGAGACGACATGGCTGGCGACGTGATCAACATCGGTGATTCGGACTTCCAGAAGCAGGTCCTGGATTCGCAACAACCCGTGCTGGTGGACTTCTGGGCCACCTGGTGCGCGCCCTGCCGCGCCATCGCGCCCTCCGTCGAGGCGCTGTCCGGCCAGTACAAGGGCCAGGTGACGTTCGCGAAGATGGACATCGACGCGAACCAGGACACGCCCCAGAAGTATGGCATCCGCTCCATCCCCACCCTGCTGCTCTTCAAGGGCGGCAAGGTCGTGGACCAGATCGTCGGCGCGGTGCCCAAGTCGAGGATCGACGAGGTCATCCGGAAGAATCTCTGAGCCCACGGGTTCCCGGTGACGGGCGCGCCGCACCGCGCGCCCGTGCCTCCACGTCCCCTCCCGCCCATGGCGCCCCCTGGCCTCCACCGCCAGGCTTCCCGCGCCCGGTGAGAGGGGACGTCGCGTCTGGGCTCCCAACCAGACACCCGGGCGTGACACGGGTCCCGGTTCGATATGTCTGTAGAAAGACAACTCACCGCGACGGTAAGGGCTTTCACTTACCGGGTATCAGCCGCCCCCTGAGGCAGACGTTTCTCTGCTCTTGAGACAGGCCTCCGCCCGGGCCCGCTGGACGATCCTCCCGTCTTGTTTTGTTCAACAGACATTGAAATTGCATTACGAGTCAAACACGACCCCAACATGCCTTGTTGACAGAGTTCGCCACACCAGACACAAGACATGCGTACACGCCTGTCTTGATTGGCGAGTTTCTACAGGAGTTTTCATGGCACGCCTTCGCAAAGAATTGACCTCGCAAGCACCGCTGACCCCTGCCCTGACGTCGTGGGCGGAGGCGCTGGGGGATGCGATCGGCCGCGGCATGCTGCGCGCGCTGAACACGGGAATGCCGGGCATGGGCTCTGTCGCGGCCTCGCCGGGCAACGGCGCGGTGATGGCGGGTCGCCGCCGCGGCCGTCCCCCGAAGACGGTGGCGGGCGGGCCGGTGCCCATGGACCGCCGCTGCACGGTCAATGGCTGCACCCGCGAGCAGCGCTCCAAGGGCCTGTGTTCCGCGCACTACCAGGCCGAGCGCCGCAGGCAGATCGCCTCCGGCAAGCCGGCCTGAAGGCAGCGCAACCGGGGCCCTACTCGCCGCGCCAGGGGTCTCCGGGCGTGGTGGCCTTGAGCAGCTCCCAGGCCGCCATCACGTCGATGACCCGCTCCAGCTCATTGGGCAGGGAGCGGGCGCGCTGGGACTTGAGGTACTCCTCCGTGAAGGCCCTGAGGCGCATGCCCAGGAAGAGCCTCGCGAGCGCCACCTCCGTCTGACCGGAGAACTCCAGGAAGCGCAGGGCGAACCCGCTGCGGCCCTCGTCCTCCGGGCCGCGCTCCTCCCGCACGATCTCCGCGCGGGCCTCCACGGGGGAGGCGCCCTCCTCCAGCGCGAAGCGCGTGCGCACCACCGTGCCCATGGGCAGGAAGAAGGTGCTCGCGAGGAAGGCGCCGCTGACGCTCACGTTCACGGACGTGAGCTTCGCGGAGAAGCGCCGGCCGCCCGCGCCGTCCTCCACCCAGAGGTCGAAGTGCGTGGCCAGCTGCGCGCGCGGGAAGTGCCGGTGCTCCGGCTCCCCCTGGTTCATCTCGATGCGCGGCGCCCCTCCAGGCACGGGCAGGGGCACGCCGCGCGTCGTGCCCACGGGCGGGACGAACGGCCGGGATGTCTGCGCGCCCTCTGGCCCGCGGACCGCCGCGGCCGCCTTCACCGTCGTCGCACCCTTCCTCTGAACCACCATCGGAGCCTCCGCGGCCGTCAGAACATGTGACGGCGCATGCTGATGTTCACCAGCAGCCCGATGCACAACATCACCGACAGCATCGAGGAGCCGCCGTAGCTCATGAGGGGCAACGTGATGCCCGTCACCGGCAACAGGCCAATGACCATGCCGATGTTTTCGAACACCTGCCAGAAAAGTGTGGCCACCACCCCCACCGCGACGAACGCTCCAAAACGGTCGCGTGCGCTGAATCCCACGCCCAATCCGAAAATGAAGATGCCGCCGTAGAGCACGAGCAACAGGAGACAGGAGAAGAAGCCGTGCTCCTCTGCCCACACGGAGAAGATGAAATCCGTGTGCTGTTCCGGCAGGAAGCGCAGGCCTGTCTGGGTTCCCTCACGCCAGCCCTTGCCGGTCAGCCCACCGGAGCCCACGGCAATCTTGGATTGCGCCGCGTGATAACCGCTGCCGCGCAGGTCCGCCTCCGGGTCCAGCCATCCGGAGATGCGCTGGCTCTGATGTTTCTTGAGGAAGTGGCGCACGATGGTGGTGCGCGGCTCGGGCATCTCCCGGATGTAGTCATTCCAGATGATGAGGCCGCCCACCAGCGCGCCCGCCACCAGCGTGGCGGCCAGGTACCAGCGCACCTTGCCGAAGAGGATGACGGTGCCGGAGGCCAGGAAGATCATCAGCGCGGTGCCCAGGTCCGGCTGCACCAGCACCAGCACGAAGGGCACCATCACCACGAGCACCGGCTTCCACAGACGCACGATGCCGTAGGACGACTGATTGGGCTGGAAGTCGTCGTGGTAGACCTTGGCCAGCATCAGCACGACGCCAATCTTCATGAACTCCGCGGGCTGCAGGCGGAACGGGCCAATGACGAACCAGCTCTCCGCGCCCTTGGCCGTGTGCCCCACCACGCGCAGCGCCAGCAGCGCCAGGATGTTGAGC
This genomic interval carries:
- the hemC gene encoding hydroxymethylbilane synthase, encoding MKTVRIATRESPLALWQANHVGSLLTRHNPGLEVTLVKMTTEGDRFLSAPLSAVGGKGLFVKEIEQALLDGRADVAVHSLKDMTSVFPEGLILAAVPAREDPRDAFCSPEGHTLAMLPPGAKVGTSSLRRSCILRARRPDLEIVSVRGNVQTRLQRTRELKLAGAMLAAAGLKRLGLDHHITQVVPVEDSLPAVGQGVLAIQCREADADVRALLAPLEDLATRNAVRAERAFLAKLEGGCTVPLAGHATVAGGQVYLRGLVGRPDGSRVVRGEVRGPVPEAERLGEALADELLSRGAGDILRDFGRREGASRA
- the hemA gene encoding glutamyl-tRNA reductase, which gives rise to MEFICIGVSHRTAPLGVRERLALPEARQTEVLQRLAQAPVEALWVSTCNRVEVYLAAPNMEQARERVRETLHSLGGAEALEHLYEHQGEAALVHLFRVASSLDSMVLGEAQILGQVKDAFERGQGAGAVRGELTRACAAAFGCAKRVRTETAVGRAATSMASAAVQLASKVFDGLKDKTVLVVGAGEMGELAARHLKNAGAGKLLVTNRTLARAEALVAEVGGVAKPFEELFTWLAAADVVVTSTASPVPLFTRDNVGALGKARKGRPLFMVDLAVPRDIDPAVGTLDWVHAYDVDDIQKFVADNAAARAEEAHKAGGLVAQEVARFARERALRDGMPVLARLRQRAEAIARAEVERTLLGLGDGLTDKQKKSIEAMGRAIVNKLLHEPTARLRAVGPQGEGNRLAGAAAELFGLSEAEAAAIAPEETAAPAAEGRNTVVATGSRR
- a CDS encoding inner membrane protein YpjD, translated to MSHTLVSLACHAYGLAALVYLAFLVRQSQVLAVVGRVLVGTGLLMHCVALVEMLGAQGGRLVGPAQGMSTFAFLLLALFLALDVRYRKPVIGAFLTPLAVAVLLIGMLLHGGSTPLPDAVRQPLLPVHVIIALLGMTALGVAAGVGVMYLLMEREVKSKHFGLLFSRLPSLEFLDTLNRRLVLWGFIALSLTLATGALFTTTLRGLSWALEAKHVATFVAWGMFAALVNARIFAGWRGRRVALLTMAGFCLVLVSFLSSYDLSAAGPGMP
- the trxA gene encoding thioredoxin, with product MAGDVINIGDSDFQKQVLDSQQPVLVDFWATWCAPCRAIAPSVEALSGQYKGQVTFAKMDIDANQDTPQKYGIRSIPTLLLFKGGKVVDQIVGAVPKSRIDEVIRKNL
- a CDS encoding PilZ domain-containing protein produces the protein MVVQRKGATTVKAAAAVRGPEGAQTSRPFVPPVGTTRGVPLPVPGGAPRIEMNQGEPEHRHFPRAQLATHFDLWVEDGAGGRRFSAKLTSVNVSVSGAFLASTFFLPMGTVVRTRFALEEGASPVEARAEIVREERGPEDEGRSGFALRFLEFSGQTEVALARLFLGMRLRAFTEEYLKSQRARSLPNELERVIDVMAAWELLKATTPGDPWRGE
- the rodA gene encoding rod shape-determining protein RodA, which produces MMPHVPWALVVCVLGVCFLGIWNLASAARPPMAPVWHSQALYLAVGIGAVLMVCLVDYRWIQRMAFPIYVLNILALLALRVVGHTAKGAESWFVIGPFRLQPAEFMKIGVVLMLAKVYHDDFQPNQSSYGIVRLWKPVLVVMVPFVLVLVQPDLGTALMIFLASGTVILFGKVRWYLAATLVAGALVGGLIIWNDYIREMPEPRTTIVRHFLKKHQSQRISGWLDPEADLRGSGYHAAQSKIAVGSGGLTGKGWREGTQTGLRFLPEQHTDFIFSVWAEEHGFFSCLLLLVLYGGIFIFGLGVGFSARDRFGAFVAVGVVATLFWQVFENIGMVIGLLPVTGITLPLMSYGGSSMLSVMLCIGLLVNISMRRHMF